TCTGTCACAGATAACCCTGGCGGGCACCCTGCTCTTGCCCCTGAAGTAATCGGGTTCGAGATAGGACGGATGGGTATCGACCCAATTATTCACTTTACATGTAAGGACAAAAACAGAAATCAGATCGAATCGATTCTTTATGCCTTTGACCGGATAGGTATTCATAACCTGCTTGTCATGACCGGAGATTTCCCTCTTCACGGGTTTGAAGGGAAAGCAAAACCGGTTTTTGACCTCGATTCGGTCCAGCTTTTACACCTCATCAGCGAGATGAACCAGGGGCTGGAAATTAATGGCAAGTCTCCGGGTAAAATTACCAAAATAGCTCCAACCCATATGTTTAATGGCTGTGCGGTCTCGCCATTTAAGAAACTCGAATCCGAGACCATGGCTCAATATTTCAAGCTATGGAAGAAGGTCCATGCAGGCGCGGATTATGTCATAACGCAGGTAGGTTTTGATGTCCGCAAGTTCGATGAGCTTCTCCGTTACATGCATTATTGTGACATCAGAGTTCCCGTTCTCGGGAATGTGTATATCCTGAACCTCCCTGCGGCAAGGGTGATGAACCGGAAGGGTATTCCAGGATGCGTGGTAACGGATGACCTCTTCCACGCCTGTGAAGAGGAATCCCGCTCCCCGGATAAGGGGAAAACTGCCAGCCTTGAAAGGGCAGCAAAGCAGATCGCACTTTTCCGCGGAATTGGCTATGATGGCGTCCACATCGGGGGACTGAACCTGAAGTATGAAGATGTTGAATATGTCATCGGGAAATCAACAGAACTATCCGGTAACTGGACATCTTTTATTCACCAATTTGATTACCCGCAACCGGAAGGGTTTTACCTATATAAGAAAGACATTAAGACAGGACTGAACAGCGATATTTTCTCCAATGAAACGAATCACCCCGGCAAAAGCCCGGGCTACGCTCTTATGCGCCTTTTTCACCAGGCAGTTTTTGCGCAGAGTTCCCCTCTTTATAAGGTAGCCTGCTCGTTCTTCAGGACTGTGGACGGTACGATGTTAAAAGGACCTTTTACCGAGATGGAACATCTGATCAAGTTTGTCAGCTCCCGCTGCCGTCGTTGCGGAGATTGCACGCTGGCAGAGATGGCTTTTTTATGCCCTCAGTCGCAGTGTCCGAAGTTCCTTTTTAACGGTCCATGTGGTGGATCAGTTGAAGGATGGTGCGAAGTCTTTCCCGGAAAACGGCGCTGTATCTATGTCCGCGCCTATGACCGGCTCAAACCTTACAATGAAGAAGTATCCCTTAAAGGAGAGTATATCTGCCCACGCAATTGGGAGCTGGACCAGACATCCTCCTGGACCAATTATTTCCTTGGTCGAGACCACCGGGCAGAGACCTGTGACAGTTGATATTAGCCGGCTCTAACTTTTTGTACATGTTTGATTTAAAGCAATTTTTATTGTAGATTAACAAAAAACCTGAAAATTAATATACTAAGTTACGGTAATAATGGAAAATTCAAAATTCAAAATTCAAAATTCAAAATCTTCCGGTTCTGTGTTGCCCTTATCCGTTTACATGATAACCCTTAACAACGGCCATACCATAGAAAAGGCTCTTCAGAGCATTACCGGCTGGGCAGAAGAGGTGATTGTTGTTGATTCGCACAGCACGGATGGAGCCCGGGAAATTATCCTGAAATATACTGACAGACTATACCAGTTCGATACAAACAGCCAGCGGGATAAATACCAGTATGCCCAGGATCTGTGTAAAAATCAGTGGGTGCTCTTTATAGATGCCGATGAGTGGTTTACGCCGGAGATTAAAGAAGAAATAGCCCATATTCTTTCAACTGCAACCAACTGTAATGGCTTTATTGTGAACAGAAGGAATGTTTACCTCGGCAGGGAAATAAAACACGGCGGCTGGTATCCGGATTATGAAATACGGTTATATAAAAAGGAAAAGGGCAGATGGGAGGGTGGCATCCATGCAAAAATCCATATTGATGGAAAGACAGGCACCCTGAAAAATTACTACATGCATACCCCGTATGCAGACACAGCCCACCAGATAAGAACAATCGACAGATATTCCGAGGCATATGCCGACGACCTTCATACATCAGGCCGCCACTTTCACATTTTTAATATGCTTATGCGGCCCATATACCGTTTTTTCAGGGATTATATCTTTAAAAGGGGTTTTCTTGACGGCATACCCGGCCTTATCATTATTGCATCAACAATGTATTATGTGTTTATGAAGCAGGCAAAATTGTGGGAGATGGAAAGGAAAGTGAAAAAGTGAGTTTAATTGAGGAGAGAAGTATGGATGACGCATTAAAAGGCAAGGAAGTCCTTGTAACCGGCGGCCTGGGTTTTATCGGAAGCAATCTGTCCATAGAGCTTGTCAGGGCCGGGGCCAATGTCACAATTGTAGATAATATGCTGCCAAGGCAGGGGGGCAATCTCTTCAACATCAAAGATATTGAAGACAGAGTGAAAGTGAATTTTTCAGATGTGAGAAACGAACTTTCGATGAACCACCTTGTAAAAGGTAAAGACTACATATTCCATTTGGCAGGACAGGTGAACCATGTGGACAGCATGCGCAACCCTGTCCAGGATCTCGATATAAACTGCCGGGGGACGCTTGTGCTCCTTGAGGCATTGAGGCAACACAACAGATCCGCCAGAATAATCTTTGCCGGAACAAGAGGAGAGTATGGATCAAGTGTGAAACTCCCTGTAGACGAAGACCATCCTACAAACCCCAAGGGAATTTATGCTGTTACCAACTTAACGGCCGAAAAGATGGTGCTGGTCTATGACGATATATACGGGATAAAAGGGACATGCTTACGGATAACAAACACGTACGGACCGCGGCACCATATGGCACACGATGAATATGGCGTGTTCAACTGGTTTATACGTAAAGCAATGGATGATGAGGATATCCCCGTATTCGGTGACGGCAGGATACTCCGTGATTTCCTTTATGTGGAAGACCTTGTGGAATGTATGCTCAGTATGACAATTGTTGATGCAGCATACGGCAAAGTCTTTAATATAGGGACAGGCATACCGGTAAGTTTTATTGAGCTTGCTAAAAAGATAGTTGAGATAACAGGCGCAGGGAAGGCACGATTTACGGAATTCACACAGGAAAGAAAAGAGGTCGAGCCCGGTGATTACTATGCAGACATTTCACTGATAAAAAGGATTGTAGGGTGGGCCCCGCGTGTAACGCTTGAAGAAGGCATCAAAAAGACGGTGGCCTTTTACAGGAAATATAGAAAGGAGTATTGGTAATGATAGTAAAGATATTTAACCTTGAAAGGGACCACGAAGAGATAAAGAGCGAGATCGTCGGGCGATTTGAAGATGTGCTCTCTAACGGAGAATATATCCTGGGCAAGGAAGTGAAGGCATTTGAAGAGGCCTTTGCCGCATATTTAGGGGTTAAATATGCCATAGGCGTGAACAGCGGAACGGATGCGTTGAAAATAGGCGGTCTATCTACAGGGCTTCAAAGGGGTGATAAAATTGTCACAACGCCGAATACATATATCTCAACGGCAATGAGTCTTTCCATCCACGGGATTACCCCTCTTCTCTGCGACATAGAACTCGATACGTACAATATGGACCCCGGGCAGCTTGATGACCTGCTGAAAAAAGAAGATAATGTCAAGCTTTGCATCCCCGTCCATCTCTACGGACACCCCTGCAGGATGGATGAAATCCGGGAAATATGCCTCCGGCATGGGGCAAAGATACTTGAAGATGCCTGCCAGGCCCATGGCGCTAAATATAAAGATGAAATGGTGGGGACGATAGGGGATGTCTCGGCATTCAGTTTCTACCCGACGAAAAACCTTGGCTGTTACGGCGACGGCGGCATTATTGTCACGGATTCGGAGGAAATATATAATAAGGCAATAATGATGAGGGCTTACGGACAGGAGGCAAAACATGTCCATGCCATAGAAGGTTTTAATTCAAGGCTTGATGAGGTGCAGGCAGCGATCTTAAAGCTTAAGCTCGATTTGCTCGACCGTTGGAATACAAAAAGGAGGCATTTTGCATGGTTATACAGGAGAGAGTTGGATGATACGCCACTTGTACTCCCCAACGAGGCGTCCTGGGCATACCATGTTTATCATCTTTTTGTGGTCCGGGCAAAGCAGAGAAACGAATTGGTCGGATATTTAAGCGAAAAAGGCGTCTCAACCCTCATACACTACCCCACGCCGATACACCTTCAGAAGGTATATGAACATCTCGGACATAAAAAAGGTGCATTCCCGAAATCGGAAACAGCAGCGGAAGAGATCATCTCCCTGCCCATGTATCCCTCCCTGAAAGAGGACGAGGTTTTGTATGTATCCAAGTGTATCCGGGAGTACTATGGATTATGACGGGGCAACAGCATGAAAATTCTTCAATTATTCAGTGACTGGAAATGGACAGGGCCGGCAGAACCTACCGTGTCGTTATGTGAAGCGCTGACAGGCGAGGGAGTGGATGTAACACTGGCATACAGATGCGCCCCTTTGGATTTCCAGGAAAGAACTGTTGAAAAACAGGCAAAAGACAGAGGCATAAAAACCTTTGACGAGTTCAGGCTGAACAGGTATTTTTCTCCGGAAGACTGGCTGTACGATATAAGAGCCATAAAGTCCTATGTTGCTAAAAACAGGATTGACATAATTCACACCAACCTTTCCCACGATCACTTTACCGCGATTTTTGCACTTTTGTTTTCAAAGAATGGTCCTCTGATAATCAGGACAGACCATAAAAGAGACGGGATGCCTTTTAACAGGTTCATGTCATGGGCAGTCGGACGTACTGACGGTCTTGTGAGTTACAGCAGCAGCATAATGAAACAGGATATGGAAGCCTTCAGATTCCCCCAGGAGAGTACCTGTGTAATTCCTCCCGGGGTCAGGCCATACAACGGTTCTGTCAGGGATATGCGGGATGAATTCGGCATAAAAAGTGATGAAAAGGTCGTTGGTATCATTGGCAGACTGAAGCCCGACAGGGGGTATGGTGTCATACTTGAAGCATTCAGGCTCCTGAGAAACAGGATGGACAAGATAAAGCTCCTCATTATGGGGCGAAGTTCCCAGATAGAGCAGAGCATCAAACAGCCTATTGTTAAATTGGGTCTTAAAGATGATGTAATCCTTGCCGGTTACTGGATAGAAGATTACTTCTCGGTCATTTCGACCTTCGACCTCTTTGTCATGATGAGGGCAGGCAGCGATGGCACGGCACGGGCACTCCGGGAAGTAATGGCTATGGGGAAACCTGCCATAGTATCGGATATGGGGATGCTGCCCGAACTTGTAGAGGATGGGGAATCCGGTTATGTTGTAAGGCTCGACGAGCATGAACTTGCCGCAAAGATGGAAGCAATTTTGACTGACGAAGAAAGAAGGAATGCCTTCGGTATAAAAGCTAAACAGATTGCCGTAGAAAAATGGAATTTTACTGCTCAGGCTCAGGAAATGAAGGCCTTTTATGAGAAGCTCCTTGTATTGAAAAAGAAAGGATAATCCTGGAATCGTAAAGTTTTTATCAATGAAAATCTGCAAGTGAAGTTAAGAATGATAAGCGCTGATGAAATAAACCAATTAAAGACAATCCTTGACAGGGACAGGGTTTCCACCGGGGAATCCGTACGGGAGCTTCATTCCCATGACGAGTCGTATCATGCGCATATGCCTCCTGATGTGGTTGTGTGGCCTTACTCGACAGAAGAGGTAAGCCGCCTGGTAAAATGGGCTTACGAGAGGCATATCCCCATTACCCCCTGGGGTGTGGGAACAAGCTTAGAGGGCAATCCCATACCTGTTAAGGGTGGGATGCTGATAAATTTTCAGGAAATGGACAAGATAATTGCCATACGGCAGCAGGACTTTCAGGTGGATCTTCAGGCAGGGGTGATTTATAAGGAACTGAACAAGGTTCTTGGTCAGCACGGTCTTTTTTTTCCGCCGGATCCCGGCGCTGCTGCCACAATCGGCGGTATGATCGGTAATAATGCGAGCGGTATCCGTACTGTAAAATACGGGGCAACAAAGGATTATGTTATGAGGCTTGTTGTTGTCCTGCCGGGCGGCAGGATCATTCATACTGGAAACAGAGCAAGGAAAAGCTCCTCCGGTTACAACCTTGTATCGCTTTTTACTGGGTCGGAAGGCACGCTGGGGCTCATCACGGAAGCAACGTTAAGGCTTATCGGATTGCCGGTTAATTTTATGGCGGTCAGGGCAACCTTTCCTTCAGTCTTTGACGCAACGAATACAGTATTTCAGATCATGAATTCAGGGCTTTCGCCTGCTGCCATGGAATTCCTCGATGAAAAGGTAATCAGGGTGTTGAACAAAGACCATAATCTGTCGCTTGAGGAGATGCCGACACTGCTTATGGAGTTCCACGGGTTCAGCGAGAAGGGACTTGAGGAGGAAATGGCCTTTGTCGAGGAAATATGTCGTGAAAACAGGATTATATCCATTGATAAGGGTATAGGGCAGGCCGAAAGAGGCCGTCTCTGGGAGATGCGCCATCTTACATTCGAGTCAATTAAAAGGTCTCATCCAGGATTGCTTCCCCTGATTATGGATGTTGCCGTGCCCTTGTCCTGTTACAGCGAAATGGCAGGGTACACCAAAGAACAGGTGAAAGACCTCATTGCATATGTTTTTGGTCATGCAGGTGATGGGAATATCCACGTAGTAGTGCTGGACAACCCTCATGACAAGGACCGGTGGAACCGCGTGGAAGAAGCAAACCGGAAGATTGTATATAAGGCCCTTGAATTCGGTGGTACATGTACCGGCGAGCATGGAGTAGGCATAGGCAAGAGGGCGTTTTTACCTCAGGAGCACGGAGAAGCCCTTGAAATAATGAAGATTTTAAAACAGTCCATTGATCCTGAAGGGCTTATGAATCCGGGAAAATTCTTTCTCTGATGAAATTTATCTGACATAGATCTTTAAATCTCCTTCAATGCTCCCGTCGAGACCGACTTCATTCCCTTGTTCATCAAAAATCTTTTTACCGAATGCAATATCTTTCAATAGGTCGGCGGCAATCAAGGCATGTCTGACAGTCATGCCGGGGAGAAGATCGACTTCTTTATTATTGACGAAAAGCTTCATTGAATAAAGTTCCCTTTGCTTTGTTCCAGCATTATCTTATTTCAACGATTCTTCCCTCTGTTACCGGCGATATCTTCTTTCGGGATTTTATATAGTCAATAACAATATCTCTCAGCCATCTGCCGGGATCATTGTAAATAATACCCTTTCCAATTATTGCCCCTCCTGTTACCGAGTAGTCCTTTGATGTATTTATTGCTTCCCTGAACAGTTTGTATCCATCTCCACCGGCTGCAAGAAAATCATTTGTACCCACAGTATAGTGCTTATCGGGTTCCAGGGGCATACCCGCAATGAAAATATCCTTAATTTTCGGTGGATTATCTTCAGAGTCAACATAACTGAAGGTAATACCCGAGAGCTGGGGGAACCTGCCCCCTCCTTCTTTTATTGATGATATGGCATACTCCAGGGTTTCCCGAATCTGTTTTCCGGTAAGGGTAAAAGCAATGATGTAATTATCAAAGGGCAATGCGGTATATATATCATCGGCCGTTATTACTCCCTTTTTGA
This genomic window from Pseudomonadota bacterium contains:
- a CDS encoding FAD-binding oxidoreductase — its product is MISADEINQLKTILDRDRVSTGESVRELHSHDESYHAHMPPDVVVWPYSTEEVSRLVKWAYERHIPITPWGVGTSLEGNPIPVKGGMLINFQEMDKIIAIRQQDFQVDLQAGVIYKELNKVLGQHGLFFPPDPGAAATIGGMIGNNASGIRTVKYGATKDYVMRLVVVLPGGRIIHTGNRARKSSSGYNLVSLFTGSEGTLGLITEATLRLIGLPVNFMAVRATFPSVFDATNTVFQIMNSGLSPAAMEFLDEKVIRVLNKDHNLSLEEMPTLLMEFHGFSEKGLEEEMAFVEEICRENRIISIDKGIGQAERGRLWEMRHLTFESIKRSHPGLLPLIMDVAVPLSCYSEMAGYTKEQVKDLIAYVFGHAGDGNIHVVVLDNPHDKDRWNRVEEANRKIVYKALEFGGTCTGEHGVGIGKRAFLPQEHGEALEIMKILKQSIDPEGLMNPGKFFL
- a CDS encoding glycosyltransferase family 2 protein; this translates as MENSKFKIQNSKSSGSVLPLSVYMITLNNGHTIEKALQSITGWAEEVIVVDSHSTDGAREIILKYTDRLYQFDTNSQRDKYQYAQDLCKNQWVLFIDADEWFTPEIKEEIAHILSTATNCNGFIVNRRNVYLGREIKHGGWYPDYEIRLYKKEKGRWEGGIHAKIHIDGKTGTLKNYYMHTPYADTAHQIRTIDRYSEAYADDLHTSGRHFHIFNMLMRPIYRFFRDYIFKRGFLDGIPGLIIIASTMYYVFMKQAKLWEMERKVKK
- a CDS encoding GDP-mannose 4,6-dehydratase; this translates as MDDALKGKEVLVTGGLGFIGSNLSIELVRAGANVTIVDNMLPRQGGNLFNIKDIEDRVKVNFSDVRNELSMNHLVKGKDYIFHLAGQVNHVDSMRNPVQDLDINCRGTLVLLEALRQHNRSARIIFAGTRGEYGSSVKLPVDEDHPTNPKGIYAVTNLTAEKMVLVYDDIYGIKGTCLRITNTYGPRHHMAHDEYGVFNWFIRKAMDDEDIPVFGDGRILRDFLYVEDLVECMLSMTIVDAAYGKVFNIGTGIPVSFIELAKKIVEITGAGKARFTEFTQERKEVEPGDYYADISLIKRIVGWAPRVTLEEGIKKTVAFYRKYRKEYW
- a CDS encoding DegT/DnrJ/EryC1/StrS family aminotransferase, with translation MIVKIFNLERDHEEIKSEIVGRFEDVLSNGEYILGKEVKAFEEAFAAYLGVKYAIGVNSGTDALKIGGLSTGLQRGDKIVTTPNTYISTAMSLSIHGITPLLCDIELDTYNMDPGQLDDLLKKEDNVKLCIPVHLYGHPCRMDEIREICLRHGAKILEDACQAHGAKYKDEMVGTIGDVSAFSFYPTKNLGCYGDGGIIVTDSEEIYNKAIMMRAYGQEAKHVHAIEGFNSRLDEVQAAILKLKLDLLDRWNTKRRHFAWLYRRELDDTPLVLPNEASWAYHVYHLFVVRAKQRNELVGYLSEKGVSTLIHYPTPIHLQKVYEHLGHKKGAFPKSETAAEEIISLPMYPSLKEDEVLYVSKCIREYYGL
- a CDS encoding methylenetetrahydrofolate reductase C-terminal domain-containing protein, whose amino-acid sequence is MAPNHFKEILLRRDQFIYTVELVPGRGARGKVQEDILVLADKAAHGGLVHALSVTDNPGGHPALAPEVIGFEIGRMGIDPIIHFTCKDKNRNQIESILYAFDRIGIHNLLVMTGDFPLHGFEGKAKPVFDLDSVQLLHLISEMNQGLEINGKSPGKITKIAPTHMFNGCAVSPFKKLESETMAQYFKLWKKVHAGADYVITQVGFDVRKFDELLRYMHYCDIRVPVLGNVYILNLPAARVMNRKGIPGCVVTDDLFHACEEESRSPDKGKTASLERAAKQIALFRGIGYDGVHIGGLNLKYEDVEYVIGKSTELSGNWTSFIHQFDYPQPEGFYLYKKDIKTGLNSDIFSNETNHPGKSPGYALMRLFHQAVFAQSSPLYKVACSFFRTVDGTMLKGPFTEMEHLIKFVSSRCRRCGDCTLAEMAFLCPQSQCPKFLFNGPCGGSVEGWCEVFPGKRRCIYVRAYDRLKPYNEEVSLKGEYICPRNWELDQTSSWTNYFLGRDHRAETCDS
- a CDS encoding glycosyltransferase family 4 protein, which gives rise to MKILQLFSDWKWTGPAEPTVSLCEALTGEGVDVTLAYRCAPLDFQERTVEKQAKDRGIKTFDEFRLNRYFSPEDWLYDIRAIKSYVAKNRIDIIHTNLSHDHFTAIFALLFSKNGPLIIRTDHKRDGMPFNRFMSWAVGRTDGLVSYSSSIMKQDMEAFRFPQESTCVIPPGVRPYNGSVRDMRDEFGIKSDEKVVGIIGRLKPDRGYGVILEAFRLLRNRMDKIKLLIMGRSSQIEQSIKQPIVKLGLKDDVILAGYWIEDYFSVISTFDLFVMMRAGSDGTARALREVMAMGKPAIVSDMGMLPELVEDGESGYVVRLDEHELAAKMEAILTDEERRNAFGIKAKQIAVEKWNFTAQAQEMKAFYEKLLVLKKKG